A window from Bosea sp. ANAM02 encodes these proteins:
- a CDS encoding NADH:flavin oxidoreductase, producing the protein MARDGTNLLFTPGRIGPLHLGNRVIMAPMTTRHADAEGFVTEEGLAYYAARAAGGVGLVTVEMAAPEPAGKHRRFELGIGDDRFLPGLERLVRIIHEQGAKASIQLGHGGGHTRRDICGEEPVAPSAIAHSVQEGHTEIIVPQAMSEARIAACVEAFAQAAERAGKAGFDAVEIHAAHGYLISQFLNPLENRREDRYGGPLENRARFGLDILRAVKAAVPGLAVIFRMNGDDFFQHGMTAPEAVEIARWAAQAGADAIHVTAGHYRSQPSAAIMIPPMATPPTPFLDFARAIKAVVPVPVIGVGRLGDPARAAAAIAAGAIDFVALGRPLLADPDWVAHASAGDEVRRCLACNSCVDGMRTGSKLHCIVNPTTGRERAFADARSLLNGKRIAVIGAGPAGLTYAGLAALQNRVTLFERKTRPGGALRLAGLAPLYQGVAADRQSLIEHVDAALLLCRQRGVRIEMGLDPIMNPERLVGFDHIVVATGADYRGGLGPAVRAMLSTGLVRHWPLKAAASHDGLRDWFYHRAREPGGPKAAARIASLGIPVEIIGDALAPGKTRAAIASAYAAVYGRVDADTTA; encoded by the coding sequence ATGGCGCGCGACGGGACGAACCTTCTCTTCACGCCCGGCCGCATCGGCCCGCTTCATCTCGGGAATCGCGTGATCATGGCACCCATGACCACGCGCCACGCCGATGCCGAAGGCTTCGTGACCGAGGAGGGGCTCGCCTACTACGCAGCGCGTGCGGCAGGCGGCGTCGGGCTCGTCACGGTCGAGATGGCGGCGCCGGAGCCGGCGGGCAAGCATCGCCGCTTCGAGCTCGGAATCGGCGACGACCGTTTCCTGCCGGGCCTCGAGCGGCTTGTCCGGATCATCCATGAGCAGGGAGCGAAGGCCTCGATCCAGCTCGGCCATGGCGGAGGGCACACGCGTCGCGACATCTGCGGCGAGGAGCCTGTGGCGCCCTCCGCGATCGCGCACAGCGTTCAGGAAGGCCATACCGAGATCATCGTCCCGCAGGCGATGAGCGAGGCGCGCATCGCGGCCTGTGTCGAGGCCTTCGCGCAGGCGGCGGAGCGCGCGGGGAAGGCCGGCTTCGACGCGGTCGAGATCCACGCCGCACACGGCTATCTGATCTCGCAATTCCTCAACCCGCTGGAGAACCGCCGGGAGGACCGCTATGGCGGCCCGCTTGAGAACCGCGCCCGCTTCGGCCTCGATATCCTGCGTGCCGTGAAGGCTGCCGTGCCGGGCCTTGCCGTGATCTTCCGGATGAATGGCGACGACTTTTTCCAGCACGGCATGACGGCTCCGGAGGCCGTGGAGATTGCCCGCTGGGCTGCGCAGGCCGGCGCGGATGCGATCCATGTCACCGCAGGCCATTATCGTTCGCAACCCTCCGCCGCCATCATGATCCCGCCGATGGCGACACCGCCGACCCCGTTCCTCGACTTCGCGCGCGCCATCAAGGCGGTCGTTCCGGTCCCTGTCATCGGTGTGGGACGCCTTGGCGATCCCGCACGGGCGGCGGCGGCGATTGCAGCCGGCGCAATCGACTTTGTCGCCCTCGGCCGCCCGCTGCTGGCCGATCCCGACTGGGTCGCCCATGCGAGCGCAGGCGATGAGGTGCGTCGCTGTCTCGCCTGCAATTCCTGCGTCGACGGCATGCGGACCGGCAGCAAGCTGCATTGCATCGTCAATCCCACGACCGGCCGGGAGCGTGCCTTCGCGGACGCGCGGAGCCTGCTGAACGGCAAGCGGATCGCCGTGATCGGCGCCGGTCCCGCCGGCCTGACCTATGCAGGGCTGGCGGCACTGCAGAACCGGGTCACGTTGTTCGAGCGCAAGACCAGGCCCGGCGGCGCGCTGAGGCTCGCCGGGCTTGCGCCGCTCTATCAGGGCGTGGCGGCGGATCGGCAAAGCCTGATCGAGCATGTCGATGCCGCGTTGCTTCTCTGCCGGCAGCGTGGCGTTCGGATCGAAATGGGACTCGATCCGATCATGAACCCGGAGCGACTCGTCGGTTTCGATCACATCGTCGTTGCGACCGGAGCGGATTATCGCGGCGGGCTCGGCCCGGCAGTGCGCGCCATGCTCTCGACGGGCCTCGTCCGACACTGGCCTTTGAAGGCCGCTGCCTCGCATGACGGGTTGCGCGACTGGTTCTACCACCGGGCGCGCGAGCCCGGCGGCCCGAAGGCCGCGGCGCGGATCGCAAGCCTTGGCATTCCCGTCGAAATCATCGGCGATGCGCTCGCGCCCGGCAAGACGCGGGCAGCAATCGCCAGCGCCTATGCCGCCGTCTATGGTCGCGTGGATGCCGACACGACCGCGTGA
- a CDS encoding dihydrodipicolinate synthase family protein, producing MRRFKDFRPAGVIPATLLALDHDMGIDERQTRRHLRDCALVDGVAAVTVNGHASEVHACSFEEQQQILAASLAEVGDEVPLINGVYADGSIEAARIAAMADREGASALLVFPPNSMAMGGQLRPEMAIAHYRRIADATDLPIIAFQYPMAGGLGFAFDTLLALFEDVPTIAAIKDWSNDAMLHEKHIRTFQNLPRPVNVLTTHSSWLMASLTLGCNGLLSGSGSVIADLQVALFRAVQAGDLKAAQAINDRIVPLSQAFYAPPFLDMHNRMKEALVLLGRLDKAVVRPPLVKITEAEIARIGQALEQAGIGREGALPMAA from the coding sequence ATGCGACGCTTCAAGGACTTCCGCCCGGCCGGTGTCATCCCGGCGACGCTTCTGGCGCTCGACCACGACATGGGCATCGATGAGCGCCAGACGCGCCGACACCTGCGCGACTGCGCGCTGGTCGATGGAGTCGCGGCCGTCACCGTCAACGGCCATGCCTCCGAGGTCCATGCCTGCAGCTTCGAGGAGCAGCAGCAGATCCTGGCCGCTTCGCTGGCGGAAGTCGGCGACGAGGTTCCCCTGATCAACGGCGTCTATGCCGACGGATCGATCGAGGCGGCGCGCATCGCCGCGATGGCGGACCGGGAAGGTGCCTCGGCGCTGCTGGTCTTCCCGCCCAACAGCATGGCGATGGGCGGGCAATTGCGGCCCGAGATGGCGATCGCGCATTACCGGCGTATCGCCGATGCCACCGATCTGCCCATCATCGCCTTCCAGTATCCGATGGCCGGCGGGCTCGGCTTCGCCTTCGACACGCTGCTCGCCCTGTTCGAGGACGTCCCGACCATCGCCGCGATCAAGGACTGGTCGAACGACGCCATGCTGCACGAGAAGCACATTCGCACCTTCCAGAATCTGCCCCGCCCGGTGAATGTCCTCACCACCCATTCGTCCTGGCTCATGGCTTCGTTGACGCTGGGCTGCAACGGGCTGCTCTCGGGCTCCGGCTCCGTGATCGCGGACCTGCAGGTTGCCCTGTTCCGCGCGGTCCAGGCCGGCGATCTCAAGGCGGCGCAGGCCATCAACGATCGCATCGTTCCCTTGTCGCAGGCGTTCTACGCGCCGCCCTTCCTCGACATGCACAACCGGATGAAGGAGGCCCTGGTCCTGCTCGGGCGTCTCGACAAAGCGGTGGTGCGCCCGCCTCTGGTCAAGATCACGGAGGCCGAGATTGCCCGTATCGGACAGGCGCTCGAACAGGCCGGGATCGGACGCGAAGGCGCCTTGCCGATGGCCGCCTGA
- a CDS encoding SDR family NAD(P)-dependent oxidoreductase: protein MYGLNGKKAIVTGGAHGIGKSIAARLLAEGCDVGIFDLDHAAAGATARELGTRGKIVCASGDVSDKAAVESGIGALMAALGPIDILVNNAGICRVGKLLEMSDADWTATFGINVDGLFHVTRKVAPQMVARRSGAIVNIASWMGKSASAAFGAYCASKFAVVAMTQSLACEIGEFGVRVNAVGPGLIVDTKMRDESEAQRKAEGLPGAHDRARSIPLRRPGYPDDIARAVLFLASDEAAYITGETISVTGGLWND, encoded by the coding sequence ATGTACGGCTTGAACGGGAAGAAGGCGATCGTCACCGGTGGTGCTCACGGCATCGGCAAGAGCATCGCCGCCCGCCTTCTCGCCGAGGGCTGCGACGTCGGTATATTCGATCTCGACCATGCGGCGGCCGGCGCGACGGCGCGGGAACTCGGGACCCGCGGCAAGATCGTCTGCGCCAGCGGCGACGTCTCGGACAAGGCGGCGGTGGAAAGCGGCATCGGCGCCCTGATGGCCGCGCTTGGGCCTATCGACATTCTCGTCAACAACGCGGGCATCTGCCGCGTCGGCAAGCTGCTGGAGATGAGCGATGCCGACTGGACGGCGACCTTCGGCATCAATGTGGACGGATTGTTCCACGTGACGCGCAAGGTCGCGCCGCAGATGGTCGCGCGCCGCAGCGGGGCCATCGTCAATATCGCGTCCTGGATGGGGAAATCGGCCTCCGCGGCCTTCGGAGCCTACTGCGCCTCGAAATTCGCGGTCGTCGCGATGACACAGTCGCTGGCCTGCGAGATCGGCGAGTTCGGCGTGCGGGTCAACGCGGTGGGGCCGGGCCTGATCGTCGACACGAAGATGCGCGACGAATCGGAGGCCCAGCGCAAGGCCGAGGGACTGCCGGGCGCCCATGACCGGGCGCGGAGCATTCCGCTGCGCCGGCCGGGCTATCCCGACGACATCGCCCGCGCCGTCCTGTTCCTGGCCTCCGACGAGGCGGCCTACATCACCGGCGAAACGATCAGCGTAACGGGCGGTCTCTGGAACGACTGA
- a CDS encoding SDR family oxidoreductase has protein sequence MKLDGRIAIITGGGSGIGHEACKLFAAEGATVIVADRNAEAAKAVADEITAGGGKAFPHAVDVANEAQIEAMVAAVVAGHGRIDILVNNAGYGIAGTVVSTSEADWDALMAVNVKGVYLGCKHVIPVMERNGGGAIVSTASAAANIGIHDRAAYVASKGAVAALTRAMAIDHVDAGIRINAVAPGTIESPYFTRILSGPDGAELRRGLEERQAMERLGKPVEIAQAMLWLASDDASFCTGTVMVVDGGWTARGDRKLKKKA, from the coding sequence ATGAAACTCGACGGGCGTATCGCGATCATTACCGGCGGCGGCTCGGGGATCGGCCATGAGGCCTGCAAGCTCTTCGCGGCCGAAGGAGCGACGGTCATCGTCGCCGATCGTAACGCGGAAGCGGCGAAAGCCGTCGCCGACGAGATCACGGCGGGCGGCGGCAAGGCCTTTCCCCATGCCGTCGACGTCGCGAACGAGGCGCAGATCGAGGCGATGGTCGCAGCGGTCGTCGCCGGGCACGGCCGCATCGATATCCTCGTCAACAATGCCGGCTACGGCATCGCGGGAACCGTGGTCTCGACCTCCGAGGCCGACTGGGATGCCCTGATGGCGGTCAACGTCAAGGGCGTCTATCTCGGCTGCAAGCATGTCATCCCGGTGATGGAACGCAATGGCGGCGGCGCCATCGTCTCCACCGCCTCGGCCGCCGCCAATATCGGCATTCACGACCGCGCCGCCTATGTGGCCTCGAAAGGCGCCGTCGCCGCACTGACGCGGGCCATGGCGATCGACCATGTCGATGCCGGCATCCGGATCAACGCCGTCGCGCCCGGCACGATCGAATCGCCCTACTTCACCCGGATCCTCAGCGGCCCGGACGGCGCCGAGCTGCGCCGCGGCCTGGAGGAGCGCCAGGCGATGGAGCGCCTCGGCAAGCCGGTCGAGATCGCCCAGGCGATGCTCTGGCTCGCCAGCGACGACGCGTCCTTCTGCACCGGCACCGTCATGGTGGTCGATGGCGGCTGGACGGCCCGCGGCGACCGCAAACTCAAGAAGAAGGCTTGA
- a CDS encoding aspartate dehydrogenase → MSARRILLIGYGAIAAELADALRQRGHTVATLLRADSRSRDRVPDDVAIVTSVQEAAAFAPELVVEAAGHAAVREVVPDCLSRGFPVLISSIGALHDKLLFEQLADIAGSHGGRLLLASGALGALDYIRAVSAADRLCVAYESRKPPAAWAAELRALGHDPDALASEVVLFEGTAREAAAAYPQNLNVAAALALAGPGFDQTRVAVICDPAARGNTHAVKAESEYGTMAITIANRPSPANPKSSWIVSRSLLAAIEQHFSPVAML, encoded by the coding sequence GTGAGCGCCCGGCGCATCCTTCTCATCGGCTATGGCGCGATCGCCGCCGAGCTTGCGGATGCCTTGCGTCAGCGCGGCCATACGGTCGCAACGCTGTTGCGCGCGGATTCGCGCTCCCGCGATCGTGTTCCCGACGATGTCGCGATCGTGACCTCGGTTCAGGAGGCCGCGGCTTTCGCGCCCGAGCTGGTCGTCGAGGCGGCGGGGCACGCGGCGGTCCGTGAGGTCGTTCCGGACTGCCTGTCACGAGGCTTTCCCGTCCTGATCTCGTCGATCGGAGCGTTGCATGACAAGCTGCTCTTCGAGCAGCTCGCCGATATCGCCGGCAGCCATGGCGGCCGCCTGCTGCTCGCCTCCGGCGCTCTGGGCGCCCTCGATTACATTCGCGCGGTGAGCGCGGCCGACCGGCTCTGCGTCGCGTACGAGTCGCGCAAGCCTCCCGCCGCCTGGGCCGCGGAGCTGCGGGCGCTCGGGCACGATCCGGACGCGCTCGCATCCGAGGTCGTCCTGTTCGAGGGAACGGCCCGCGAAGCCGCGGCGGCCTATCCGCAGAATCTCAATGTCGCAGCGGCGCTCGCCCTCGCGGGACCCGGCTTCGACCAGACAAGAGTCGCCGTCATCTGCGATCCGGCAGCCCGGGGGAACACGCACGCCGTCAAGGCCGAGAGCGAGTACGGCACCATGGCGATCACGATCGCCAACCGGCCCTCGCCTGCCAATCCGAAATCATCCTGGATCGTTTCACGCTCTCTGCTGGCGGCGATCGAACAGCATTTTTCTCCGGTCGCGATGCTTTAG
- a CDS encoding alpha/beta hydrolase: MNEDGSFEVALPDGARLRFWSEGSGPPLLLVSGLGGTGGFWKGTSATLSRQFRVLRFDQRGIGASSRGSAPCTIAQLAADCLAVLDAAGIETCVMLGHSTGGCIGQALGKIAPDRLRGLILSAAWLKPGRYMTSLFSARRAILDPLPDAYASSSALMAYPPAWLEANWHVFEAAVAGAPRTAEARQVVRERIDALLAFDGSADAAALAMPLLVLGARDDLIVPAFLQEELAAALLAPTLILLDSGGHFFPNSRPDAFTAKVAEWIGTL, from the coding sequence GTGAATGAGGACGGCAGCTTCGAGGTCGCGCTGCCGGATGGCGCCCGGCTCAGATTCTGGTCCGAAGGCTCGGGGCCACCACTCCTGCTGGTCAGCGGGCTGGGTGGGACCGGCGGTTTCTGGAAAGGGACCTCCGCGACGCTCAGCCGGCAGTTCCGCGTGCTGCGCTTCGATCAGCGCGGCATCGGCGCGAGCAGCCGGGGCAGTGCCCCCTGCACGATCGCTCAACTCGCCGCCGATTGCCTCGCCGTGCTCGATGCCGCCGGCATCGAAACCTGCGTGATGCTCGGCCATTCCACCGGCGGCTGCATCGGCCAGGCGCTCGGCAAGATCGCACCCGATCGTCTCCGTGGCCTCATCCTGAGCGCAGCATGGCTCAAGCCCGGCCGCTATATGACCTCGCTCTTCAGCGCCCGTCGCGCGATCCTGGACCCGCTGCCGGATGCCTATGCCTCGAGCTCGGCCCTGATGGCCTACCCGCCCGCCTGGCTCGAAGCGAACTGGCATGTCTTCGAGGCGGCGGTCGCCGGGGCTCCACGGACCGCGGAAGCGCGCCAGGTCGTGCGCGAGCGCATCGACGCCCTCCTGGCCTTCGACGGCAGCGCCGATGCCGCGGCGCTCGCCATGCCGCTGCTCGTGCTCGGTGCGCGCGACGACCTGATCGTCCCGGCCTTCCTTCAGGAGGAGCTCGCGGCGGCCCTGCTCGCCCCGACGCTGATCCTGCTCGACAGCGGCGGCCATTTCTTTCCGAACTCCCGCCCCGACGCCTTCACGGCGAAGGTCGCCGAGTGGATCGGAACACTGTGA
- a CDS encoding NIPSNAP family protein, whose product MMIYEERDYRIKAGKLAEFVKLYGEFGLPLQKEHLGTFHAYFTTEIGELNHVVALWSYDSLDDRAARRGRMLADPRWQDYLRRVDGLIDIQNSRILNPVSYSPLQ is encoded by the coding sequence ATGATGATCTACGAAGAGCGCGACTATCGCATCAAGGCCGGCAAACTCGCCGAATTCGTGAAGCTCTACGGAGAGTTCGGGCTGCCCCTTCAGAAGGAGCATCTTGGCACCTTCCACGCCTATTTCACCACCGAGATCGGCGAGCTCAATCACGTTGTCGCGCTGTGGAGCTATGACAGCCTGGACGATCGTGCCGCCCGCCGCGGCCGTATGCTCGCCGATCCGCGCTGGCAGGACTATCTGCGCCGGGTCGATGGGCTGATCGATATCCAGAACAGCCGGATCCTCAACCCCGTTTCCTACTCGCCGTTGCAATGA
- a CDS encoding cupin domain-containing protein → MTQTQSVGRAVVLGPGDGESYWQPVPANGYVRNLLNTAKTGGTSRFSMGTQTVAPQCSIREHVHDAHEEVIFVFEGRGIARIDGVDHPIEKGSCAYIGQGLKHHFLNPSDEPLSFTFLLMPGGLDEFFARIGRPKRPGEPAPAPFPRPENIAEIERETVFGWVDSSFDAKK, encoded by the coding sequence ATGACGCAGACGCAGAGCGTGGGCCGGGCGGTTGTACTCGGCCCAGGGGATGGCGAGAGCTACTGGCAGCCGGTGCCGGCCAACGGCTATGTGCGCAACCTGCTGAACACCGCGAAGACCGGGGGGACCAGCCGCTTCTCGATGGGAACGCAGACGGTGGCGCCGCAATGTTCCATCCGGGAGCATGTCCACGACGCCCACGAGGAGGTGATCTTCGTCTTCGAGGGGCGCGGCATCGCGCGCATCGATGGTGTCGATCACCCCATCGAGAAGGGCTCCTGCGCCTATATCGGGCAGGGCCTCAAGCACCACTTCCTCAACCCCAGCGACGAGCCGCTGAGCTTCACCTTCCTGCTCATGCCTGGTGGGCTGGACGAGTTCTTCGCGCGGATCGGGCGGCCGAAACGGCCCGGAGAGCCGGCGCCGGCGCCGTTCCCCCGGCCGGAGAACATTGCCGAGATCGAGCGCGAAACCGTCTTCGGATGGGTCGATTCCAGTTTCGACGCGAAAAAGTGA
- a CDS encoding TRAP transporter large permease subunit — MTSQLVLWMFPALMILIFLGFPVAFSMMLTALGFGLMRFGGTLVHQLAQRVDDVATNYVLGAIPLFIFMGSILERAGIAERLFDALYMWTRRLPGGLAIAALLMCTIFAAASGVVGATETLVGMLAIPAMMKRRYDARLISGTICGGGSLGTIIPPSIPVVVLAPIAALPVGDLLAGILLPGLLMSSLFILYIVVVCAWKPELAPPEDEPDPRSLGEKLKFTATALVPPGFLIFTVLGTLFMGLATPTEAAACGSFGVLLLALIYRRMSWKVLFQASLQTVSLTAMILAIVLAGSMFSGVFFASGGMQATQGILREFGLSSWSVIAIILLIAFLLGFIVDLISIVLILVPISMPLVKQFGIDPIWFSVVFLVMLQTSYLTPPMSPSIFYLKAIAPPQIRLKDMYWGVIPFIVCQILVLILLLTFPGLATWMPKIMYGN; from the coding sequence ATGACCTCGCAGCTCGTGCTGTGGATGTTCCCGGCGCTGATGATCCTGATCTTCCTGGGATTCCCGGTCGCCTTCTCGATGATGCTGACCGCGCTCGGCTTCGGTCTCATGCGCTTCGGCGGCACGCTCGTTCACCAGCTCGCCCAGCGCGTCGACGATGTCGCGACCAACTATGTGCTCGGCGCCATCCCGCTCTTCATCTTCATGGGTTCCATCCTGGAGCGTGCCGGGATCGCCGAGCGGCTCTTCGACGCGCTCTACATGTGGACGCGGCGCCTGCCGGGCGGCCTGGCCATCGCGGCGCTGCTGATGTGCACGATCTTCGCCGCAGCGAGCGGGGTCGTCGGCGCGACGGAGACCCTCGTCGGCATGCTCGCGATACCGGCGATGATGAAGCGTCGCTACGACGCCCGGCTGATCTCCGGCACCATCTGCGGCGGCGGCTCGCTGGGCACGATCATCCCGCCCTCCATCCCGGTGGTGGTCCTGGCGCCGATCGCGGCGCTTCCGGTCGGCGACCTCCTGGCGGGAATCCTGCTGCCCGGCCTGCTGATGTCGAGCCTGTTCATCCTCTACATCGTCGTCGTCTGCGCCTGGAAACCCGAGCTGGCACCGCCGGAGGACGAGCCCGACCCGCGCAGCCTGGGCGAGAAGCTCAAGTTCACCGCGACGGCGCTGGTGCCGCCCGGCTTCCTGATCTTCACGGTGCTGGGCACGCTGTTCATGGGGCTCGCGACGCCTACGGAAGCGGCCGCCTGCGGCTCGTTCGGCGTGCTGCTGCTGGCTCTGATCTACCGGCGGATGTCGTGGAAGGTGCTGTTCCAGGCCTCGCTCCAGACCGTGTCGCTGACTGCCATGATCCTCGCCATCGTGCTCGCGGGCTCGATGTTCTCGGGCGTCTTCTTCGCCTCCGGCGGCATGCAGGCGACGCAGGGCATCCTGCGCGAGTTCGGGTTGTCGTCCTGGTCCGTCATCGCGATCATCCTGCTGATCGCCTTCCTGCTCGGCTTCATCGTCGACCTGATCTCGATCGTTCTGATCCTCGTGCCGATCTCGATGCCGCTGGTGAAGCAGTTCGGCATCGACCCGATCTGGTTCTCGGTCGTCTTCCTGGTGATGTTGCAGACGAGCTACCTGACGCCGCCCATGTCGCCTTCGATCTTCTATCTGAAGGCGATCGCGCCTCCGCAGATCAGGCTCAAGGACATGTACTGGGGCGTCATTCCCTTCATCGTCTGCCAGATCCTGGTGCTGATCCTGTTGCTGACCTTTCCGGGGCTGGCGACCTGGATGCCCAAGATCATGTACGGCAACTGA
- a CDS encoding TRAP transporter small permease subunit, translated as MVLVTWIGRLSLWSGRAAALLVLPLVLAMVYEVVSRYFFDAPTQWAFELSYMMMGTIFLLGLSYALLIDQHVNVDFIHQKLPKRAIALIDMTGYAILSAMLVWLTCALVDNVFSVYRTGEGSGLSAWNPKIWPYRAIYAVGFGLFALQSAARAIENLLAALGRPGMEQTP; from the coding sequence ATGGTACTCGTCACATGGATCGGCCGGCTTTCGCTCTGGTCCGGCAGAGCGGCCGCCTTGCTCGTGCTGCCGCTCGTCCTGGCCATGGTCTACGAGGTCGTGAGCCGCTACTTCTTCGACGCCCCCACACAATGGGCGTTCGAGCTCAGCTACATGATGATGGGTACGATCTTCCTGCTCGGCCTGTCCTACGCCTTGCTGATCGACCAGCATGTGAATGTCGATTTCATCCACCAGAAGCTGCCGAAGCGGGCCATCGCGCTGATCGACATGACGGGCTACGCCATTCTGTCGGCGATGCTGGTCTGGCTGACCTGCGCGCTGGTCGACAACGTCTTCTCCGTCTACCGGACCGGCGAGGGCTCCGGACTTTCGGCATGGAACCCCAAGATCTGGCCCTATCGGGCGATCTACGCCGTGGGCTTCGGTCTTTTTGCGCTGCAGAGCGCGGCTCGCGCCATTGAGAACCTTCTCGCTGCCCTCGGCCGGCCCGGCATGGAGCAAACGCCATGA
- the dctP gene encoding TRAP transporter substrate-binding protein DctP, translating into MAFRTFAAVATIAGMTLAAGAALAQNKMELNMATPWAGGHWLEIGAKRYADLVGQMTDGRIKINVFPAGALGPALKVTETVQKGVADMGHAWPGYDWAVDRTGAIFSGWPGGPNPEEMMMWLYNGNGTKLWKEWRKEKFDVVAIPCGVLETEIFMHSHKPVRTPEDMKGLKLRTSSSWAEIAPMLGASTVVLPGSEVFSALERKVVDAIEWGGPGGNLQEGFNKVAKYVVMPGLHSPSAAHDCIVNKNVWAKIGDKDKALMETAAKATMLETYLGYAKLDIDAYKKMKENPNNEFVTVDKSLVDAVGKVSTEWAQKQSSSNEWFKKVYEDQAAFLKSVKPLGEFRFAIGSR; encoded by the coding sequence ATGGCATTCAGGACATTCGCCGCCGTGGCGACGATCGCGGGCATGACGCTCGCGGCCGGGGCCGCGCTCGCCCAGAACAAGATGGAACTCAACATGGCGACGCCTTGGGCGGGCGGCCACTGGCTCGAGATCGGCGCCAAGCGCTATGCGGATCTCGTCGGCCAGATGACCGATGGCCGCATCAAGATCAACGTCTTCCCCGCCGGCGCGCTCGGCCCGGCGCTGAAGGTGACCGAGACCGTCCAGAAAGGCGTCGCGGACATGGGCCATGCCTGGCCCGGCTATGACTGGGCGGTGGACCGCACCGGAGCGATCTTCTCGGGCTGGCCCGGCGGGCCGAACCCGGAAGAGATGATGATGTGGCTCTATAACGGCAACGGCACCAAGCTCTGGAAGGAATGGCGCAAGGAGAAGTTCGATGTCGTCGCGATTCCCTGCGGCGTGCTCGAAACCGAGATCTTCATGCATTCCCACAAGCCCGTGCGCACGCCGGAGGACATGAAGGGCCTCAAGCTGCGCACGTCTTCCTCCTGGGCGGAGATCGCGCCGATGCTCGGCGCCTCCACGGTCGTGCTGCCGGGTTCCGAGGTGTTCTCGGCCCTGGAGCGCAAGGTGGTCGACGCGATCGAGTGGGGCGGCCCCGGCGGCAACCTGCAGGAAGGCTTCAACAAGGTCGCGAAATACGTCGTCATGCCGGGGCTGCACTCGCCCAGCGCGGCGCATGACTGCATCGTCAACAAGAATGTCTGGGCCAAGATCGGCGACAAGGACAAGGCGCTGATGGAGACCGCCGCCAAGGCGACCATGCTCGAGACCTATCTCGGCTACGCCAAGCTCGACATCGATGCCTACAAGAAGATGAAGGAGAACCCGAACAACGAGTTCGTCACCGTCGACAAGAGCCTCGTCGATGCGGTCGGAAAGGTCTCGACCGAATGGGCGCAGAAGCAGTCGAGCTCGAACGAGTGGTTCAAGAAGGTCTACGAGGATCAGGCCGCGTTCCTGAAGTCCGTCAAACCTCTGGGTGAATTCCGCTTCGCCATCGGCTCGCGCTGA